A window from Citrus sinensis cultivar Valencia sweet orange chromosome 3, DVS_A1.0, whole genome shotgun sequence encodes these proteins:
- the LOC102626486 gene encoding uncharacterized protein LOC102626486 — MLNNFCSQRTQETPRIPMAKTTKIIRRSIYIFLQNYQHFTTTVAVLAIPFAASILLSQALVPSSSSLLPLIHNPLKTLFQAAGFPPSSEFFSILSLKLSQTISASIFTLPFSLTFLLLAKASIIQVLRQHKPTFPPSFSSLFSAFSPLFHTYICNSFLILSANATVFSLLLIAFNFLEGSGFSSPNCILFLSAAGAVLYSIVLANALIISNLALIISGMESCGGYLAILKACVLIRGRTSVALSLALPANLVLAGIEALFQYRIVRAYRLGGVASHSMAFEGMFIAYLYSISVVLDTVISCMFYKSCKIGSWIEQEDRISYYSNQTDTAGEDKEGYVNLKNCEENV, encoded by the coding sequence AtgcttaataatttttgctCTCAAAGAACGCAAGAAACTCCAAGAATCCCAATGGCTAAAACAACCAAGATCATCAGAAGATCAATCTACATATTCCTTCAAAATTATCAACACTTTACGACAACTGTTGCTGTTCTTGCCATCCCTTTTGCAGCCTCAATTCTCCTCTCACAAGCCCTTGTTCCCTCTTCATCATCTCTGCTTCCTTTGATACACAATCCTCTGAAGACTCTCTTTCAAGCAGCTGGCTTCCCTCCATCTTCAGAATTCTTCAGTATCCTCAGCTTGAAGCTCTCTCAAACAATCTCTGCATCAATCTTTACATTGCCATTCTCCCTCACCTTTTTGCTTCTTGCAAAGGCATCAATCATTCAAGTCTTGAGACAGCATAAACCAACATTCCCaccttcattttcttctcttttttcagCTTTCAGTCCTCTTTTTCATACCTACATATGCAACTCATTCTTGATTCTCTCCGCAAACGCGACCGTCTTTTCTCTCTTACTCATTGCCTTTAACTTTCTCGAAGGATCTGGCTTCTCTTCTCCCAATTGTATCCTCTTCTTGTCAGCAGCGGGAGCAGTTCTTTATTCAATTGTGCTCGCAAATGCCCTCATTATAAGCAACTTGGCCTTGATTATATCCGGCATGGAAAGCTGCGGCGGGTACTTGGCAATTCTCAAGGCTTGTGTTCTCATAAGGGGAAGAACATCAGTGGCACTATCGCTGGCTCTGCCTGCCAATTTGGTATTGGCTGGAATTGAAGCCCTGTTCCAATACAGAATTGTAAGAGCTTACCGACTAGGGGGCGTGGCTAGCCATTCGATGGCCTTTGAGGGGATGTTCATAGCTTACTTGTATTCAATTTCCGTTGTTCTTGATACTGTTATCAGTTGCATGTTCTACAAAAGCTGCAAGATTGGTTCTTGGATAGAACAAGAAGACAGAATCTCATACTACTCTAACCAAACTGACACGGCAGGAGAAGATAAAGAAGGGTATGTGAATTTGAAGAATTGTGAAGAAAATGTTTAG
- the LOC102626788 gene encoding formin-like protein 20 — protein sequence MALFRRFFYRKPPDRLLEISERVYVFDCCFSTDVLEEDDYKSYMGGIVAQLQDHFPDASFMVFNFREGEKRSQISDILSQYDMTVMDYPREYEHCSLLPLEMIHHFLRSSESWLSLEGQQNVLLMHCERGGWPVLAFMLAGLLLYRKQYTGELKTLEMVYKQAPRELLHLLSPLNPQPSQLRYLQYISRRNLGSDWPPSDTPLLLNCLILRVLPIYGGNGCRPVIRVYGQDSKIPANRSSKLLFSTFKFKTNVRHYLQDECALVKIDIYCRVQGDVVIECVHLEDDLVREEMMFRVMFHTAFVRSNMLMLNRDEVDVLWDAKDQFPKDFRAEVLFSDADAVVPNLTTVAAVEDGVETESASPEEFFEVEEIFSNVVDGQEAKGENDSQIVHDGIPSDTDLKEVWTEAVDPLSFQDCASDDRNYKHDVKVDPNTDTVKDIAVDDVKYTLSEKVDSDIHAVKDITVDDGDIKLDPMVIAANVLRNIETKELTGHVCDKLEVIEDKSDSEDAAVLKNSESKLLRQKSDKVPPPAPKKQPMQNTKPAADTVVKQKIKQQELQSANARIAKPNTVSRWIPPNKGSYTNSMHVSYPPSRYNSAPPALALTSPKEPGSGTNSRGSSPLTSPGSVASKDVTTEQISSGTNSNASSTLISPGSVVSKDVTTEKIYRKVESVKPINHSQVPGSSPTPLSPSIVQQQVEPSSPAPPPPPPPPPPPPHFNNSLFYAFPPQSSSSVSLFSQGDTPPRTPLPPPPPLPLLKSTPLPSPSPAPPVTSFGESNNESVLNRGPPPPPPPPPPIPSSSSRQNSGIVLPPPPPPPPWNSGNVVVAPAKLSIPSPPSQPPPFTGASKPIGVGIPTPPPPPSPPPPPPPPPPKLGAPSPPPPMHRAPPSPPPPPLQGTPPPPPPPPIRAPTPPPPLIRGIPPPPPPPPTHGAPPPPPPPERGAPPPPPPPMRGAPPPPPPPAGGGPPPPPPPLRGAPAPPPPPGARAPPRPPGGAPPPPPPLGAKGPTASAPPPPKGRGLTRATAMAPRRSSLKPLHWSKVTRALQGSLWEELQRHGDPQIAPEFDVSELESLFSATVPKPADSGKAGGRRKSVGSKPDKVHLIDLRRANNTEIMLTKVKMPLPDMMVAVLAMDESVLDVDQVENLIKFCPTKEEMELLKNYTGDKENLGKCEQYFLELMKVPRVESKLRVFAFKIQFGFQISEFRKNLNTVNSACEEVRNSIKLKEIMKKILYLGNTLNQGTARGSAVGFKLDSLLKLTDTRASNSKMTLMHYLCKVLAAKTPALLDFHLDLVSLELASKIQLKSLAEEMQAIIKGLEKVRQELVMSENDGPVSEVFCKTLKGFISVAEVEVASVTNLYSVAGRNADALALYFGEDPARCPFEQVTATLLNFVRLFRKAHEENVKQSELERKKAEKEAEMEKAKGINLTKKSVKFADG from the exons ATGGCGCTGTTTAGACGATTCTTTTACCGGAAGCCGCCGGATCGGCTTCTTGAGATCTCCGAGCGTGTCTACG TGTTTGACTGTTGCTTCTCCACTGATGTCCTGGAAGAAGATGATTATAAGTCGTACATGGGAGGGATTGTGGCACAGCTACAAGACCACTTCCCTGATGCTTCTTTCATGGTTTTTAACTTCAGAGAAGGGGAGAAGCGGAGCCAAATTTCAGACATATTGTCTCAGTATGACATGACAGTAATGGATTATCCTCGTGAATATGAGCATTGTTCTTTGCTGCCACTGGAGATGATCCACCATTTCCTTCGATCCAGTGAAAGCTGGTTGTCCTTGGAGGGGCAACAAAATGTACTGTTGATGCACTGTGAGAGAGGAGGATGGCCTGTGCTTGCATTCATGCTTGCTGGTCTTCTGCTATACCGGAAACAATACACTGGGGAGCTGAAGACTCTGGAGATGGTCTACAAGCAAGCTCCTAGAGAACTACTTCATCTTTTATCTCCTCTAAACCCACAGCCGTCCCAACTGAGATACCTTCAGTACATTTCTAGAAGGAATTTGGGTTCTGATTGGCCTCCATCTGATACGCCTCTACTTCTGAATTGCCTGATACTTAGGGTCCTTCCGATTTATGGGGGAAATGGTTGCAGGCCAGTTATACGTGTTTATGGCCAGGACTCGAAAATACCGGCCAATAGAAGCTCCAAACTTCTGTTCTCaacttttaaattcaaaacaaatgTCCGCCACTATCTACAG GATGAATGTGCACTGGTAAAAATAGATATCTATTGCCGAGTTCAAGGGGATGTTGTTATTGAGTGCGTCCATTTGGAGGATGATCTAGTACGTGAGGAGATGATGTTCAGAGTCATGTTTCACACAGCTTTTGTGAGATCAAATATGTTGATGCTTAACAGGGATGAAGTTGATGTCTTGTGGGATGCCAAGGACCAGTTTCCGAAGGATTTTAGAGCAGAG GTGCTTTTTTCGGATGCTGATGCTGTTGTGCCTAATCTCACTACAGTCGCGGCAGTTGAAGATGGGGTTGAGACAGAAAGTGCTTCACCCGAGGAATTCTTTGAGGTGGAAGAGATCTTCAGCAATGTGGTAGATGGTCAGGAGGCAAAGGGAGAGAATGATTCTCAAATAGTTCATGACGGTATACCGAGTGATACAGACCTTAAAGAAGTTTGGACGGAGGCTGTTGATCCTCTTTCGTTTCAAGATTGTGCATCTGATGATAGGAATTACAAACATGATGTGAAGGTGGATCCTAATACAGATACAGTGAAGGATATTGCAGTGGATGATGTGAAGTACACTCTGAGTGAGAAAGTGGACTCTGATATTCATGCTGTGAAAGATATAACCGTGGATGATGGGGATATCAAGTTGGATCCCATGGTAATTGCTGCGAATGTGCTGAGAAACATTGAAACCAAAGAGTTAACTGGACATGTGTGTGACAAATTGGAAGTGATTGAAGATAAAAGTGATAGTGAAGATGCTGCTGTGCTGAAGAATTCGGAATCTAAACTGCTGAGACAAAAATCTGATAAAGTGCCTCCACCAGCCCCCAAGAAACAGCCTATGCAAAACACAAAACCAGCTGCAGATACAGTTGTTAAACAAAAGATTAAACAACAAGAACTTCAGTCTGCTAATGCAAGAATTGCAAAGCCAAATACTGTATCTCGATGGATTCCTCCCAATAAGGGCTCTTATACCAATTCAATGCATGTATCATATCCACCCTCAAGATATAATAGTGCACCGCCTGCCCTCGCCTTAACTTCTCCAAAGGAACCTGGTTCAGGTACCAACTCAAGGGGATCTTCTCCTCTCACTTCCCCTGGATCTGTGGCTTCAAAGGATGTTACAACTGAACAGATAAGTTCAGGTACCAATTCAAACGCATCTTCTACTCTCATTTCCCCGGGATCTGTGGTTTCAAAGGATGTTACTACTGAAAAGATATATCGTAAGGTGGAATCTGTGAAGCCAATAAACCATTCACAGGTTCCAGGTTCCTCTCCAACTCCTTTATCACCATCTATTGTCCAACAGCAAGTAGAACCCTCTTCTCCTGCACCTCCTCCTCCCCCACCTCCGCCTCCACCCCCGcctcattttaataattctttattttatgcttttcCACCCCAGTCCTCTTCCTCAGTTTCCTTATTTTCACAAGGAGATACACCGCCTAGAACTCCTCTGCCACCACCACCTCCTCTCCCTCTACTGAAATCAACACCACTTCCTTCTCCATCTCCAGCTCCACCTGTCACCTCATTTGGCGAGTCGAACAATGAGTCTGTCTTGAACCGTGGACCGCCACCACCCCCACCTCCTCCCCCTCCAATTCCCTCTTCATCTAGTCGACAGAATAGTGGGATTGTTTTACCACCTCCGCCACCACCTCCCCCTTGGAATTCTGGGAATGTTGTGGTTGCTCCAGCTAAATTGTCAATTCCTTCGCCCCCTTCCCAACCACCGCCTTTTACCGGTGCATCAAAACCTATAGGAGTTGGGATTCCTACTCCGCCTCCACCTCCATCACCTCCCCCTCCCCCTCCCCCTCCCCCTCCCAAGCTTGGAGCTCCTTCTCCACCACCTCCTATGCATAGAGCTCCACCCTCACCACCCCCACCCCCTTTACAAGGAACTccacctccacctccaccaccaccaattAGAGCTCCAACTCCACCGCCTCCCTTAATTCGTGGAATACCGCCTCCACCACCACCTCCACCAACACACGGTGCCCCTCCTCCGCCACCTCCTCCAGAGCGTGGggcaccaccaccaccacctccTCCAATGCGTGGAGCCCCACCACCTCCACCTCCTCCTGCTGGTGGGGGGCCACCTCCCCCACCTCCTCCACTGCGTGGAGCTCCAGCTCCGCCTCCACCACCAGGAGCTCGTGCTCCACCTAGACCACCGGGTGGTGCACCACCTCCGCCACCACCTTTAGGTGCTAAAGGACCTACTGCTTCAGCACCTCCACCTCCAAAAGGTCGTGGACTTACTCGAGCTACAGCTATGGCACCTCGAAGGTCTTCCTTGAAGCCTTTACATTGGAGCAAGGTAACAAGGGCATTACAAGGAAGCTTATGGGAAGAACTGCAGAGACACGGGGATCCTCAAAT TGCACCTGAATTTGATGTGTCAGAGTTAGAGAGCCTTTTTTCTGCAACAGTCCCAAAACCTGCCGACTCAGGTAAAGCTGGAGGTCGTCGCAAGTCCGTTGGGTCAAAACCTGACAAAGTCCACCTG ATTGACCTCAGAAGGGCCAATAACACTGAAATTATGCTCACAAAAGTTAAGATGCCACTTCCTGATATGATG GTCGCTGTTCTAGCAATGGATGAGTCAGTGTTAGATGTTGATCAAGTGGAAAACCTGATAAAATTTTGTCCTACAAAAGAGGAGATGGAACTACTGAAG AACTACACTGGCGACAAGGAGAACTTAGGGAAATGTGAGCAG TACTTTTTGGAGCTGATGAAAGTTCCACGAGTGGAGTCAAAACTAAGAGTATTTGCTTTCAAGATTCAGTTTGGCTTTCAG ATTTCAGAATTCAGAAAGAATCTAAACACAGTGAACTCTGCATGTGAAGAG GTTCGGAATTCCATCAAATTGAaggaaattatgaaaaagatTCTTTATTTGGGGAATACATTAAACCAAGGAACCGCAAGGG GTTCTGCAGTTGGATTTAAGCTGGATAGccttttaaaactcacagATACGCGTGCTTCCAACAGCAAGATGACACTGATGCATTATCTATGTAAG GTCCTTGCTGCTAAGACTCCAGCACTTCTGGATTTTCACTTGGATCTTGTTAGCCTTGAACTAGCATCTAAG ATACAATTGAAGTCTTTAGCTGAAGAAATGCAGGCTATAATCAAGGGATTAGAAAAGGTTAGACAGGAGCTTGTTATGTCTGAAAATGATGGACCTGTATCTGAAGTTTTTTGTAAG aCACTGAAAGGATTCATTTCTGTTGCTGAGGTTGAGGTGGCATCTGTAACAAATCTCTATTCTGTGGCG GGTAGAAATGCAGATGCCCTTGCATTATATTTTGGTGAGGATCCTGCTCGTTGCCCATTTGAGCAAG TTACTGCAACTCTGTTAAATTTTGTGAGGTTGTTCCGAAAAGCACATGAAGAGAATGTGAAACAGTCTGAATTGGAGAGGAAGAAAGCTGAGAAGGAGGCTGAGATGGAGAAGGCTAAGGGAATTAATCTTACAAAGAAGAGTGTGAAGTTTGCTGATGGTTGA
- the LOC127901432 gene encoding uncharacterized protein LOC127901432, producing the protein MAKSESPDIEVGKMYFRYADHFPGRISSMCMLSSVVKAIEEKLTNRQLSMFKKDIFGHFLECRSFPFSGVILHNLLLRQVAHEEDSREDQLWFQIGKHLIRLSIVEWCLVTGLSFGVDTNEKNDEMEQRLRNTYFGGVHRKINVKQFDAVFKELNFEEIDDMDALKIAMFYFADRVLNARKNHCQINFDWLDQVDDIQYFRKRPWGLLSWEMIYESLDNALFEKDEKFKKTRLKNPDHNIEKYNLYGFTSGVQAWIYEAIGGLPSTWVVKTKSKIPRILQWKPMASSRINFAEVYSFFNDESRLTDVLQTLEPNSKESSRKYWLSVKDYLPSIPDWVHKHQPSINAMPSVTRQSDEHDDHDDIPNPIPEQRHDTFEQRHDAFEQRHDAFEQRHDAFEQRHDAFEQRYDTFEDEVAVDDQQQTDNSDDARDSESRTKQFNDYVRRRLDKIDRNVYEIKSELKDFKETVVGFIDTFSKRPNKDSPTARSYAAPDDYGVYTDVGNENLSTPTSLVSFYGDVSGESVQVFTEVPPGVSKFGRAYIPSYVYNSPYMIPPVRRGQNVRRLPRPQIMEHAIDMSTSVDVNPLRGLEDSSWFAEFDRWFTGDIRVRRNVQHPRSFFQIILGTASMGWLGDEHIHEYLRLISGKQRQYPNALLQRVTHTDTFFWVFLNQLWNNGNCAVDSMVFDDRLNSYLCGRQHTMSKSMTDVDMLLIPVNLDGAHWVLARVDFRKNKVWIYDSLLTFRDDKRYKLKFKPLEVIFPRWLEYVGFYNIRPELRSEDPWKVIAVKSAPQQEPGTGDCGVFVLMVTMYLMFGLA; encoded by the exons atggcgaaatcagaatcaccGGATATTGAAGTAGGCAAGATGTATTTTCGTTATGCTGATCACTTTCCTGGTCGAATTTCGAGCATGTGTATGTTATCTTCGGTCGTAAAAGCTATcgaggaaaaattaacaaaccgGCAGTTGAGTATGTTCAAAAAGgatatatttgggcatttctTGGAGTGTCGAAGTTTTCCATTTAGTGGGGTAATTTTGCATAATCTTTTACTGCGTCAAGTGGCCCATGAAGAAGATAGCCGTGAGGATcagttatggtttcaaattggtAAGCATTTGATTCGCTTGTCAATTGTCGAATGGTGCTTGGTTACTGGACTTTCATTTGGTGTTGAtaccaatgaaaaaaatgatgaaatggagcaGAGGCTACGGAATACGTATTTTGGTGGTGTGCATCGTAAGATTAATGTGAAGCAATTTGATGCCGTATTTAAGGAGTTGAATTTCGAGGAAATAGACGATATGGACGCATTAAAGATTGcgatgttttattttgcggaCAGAGtactaaatgcaagaaaaaatcactgtcaaattaatttcgatTGGCTTGACCAAGTTGATGATATTCAGTACTTCCGAAAGCGTCCATGGGGTCTATTGTCGTGGGAAATGATTTATGAGAGTCTTGACAATGCACTGTTCGAAAAAGAcgagaaatttaagaagaCTCGGTTGAAAAATCCAGatcataatattgaaaaatacaatctttaCGGATTTACGTCTGGGGTGCAG GCTTGGATTTATGAAGCAATCGGAGGGTTACCATCAACATGGGTCGTCAAAACGAAGAGTAAGATTCCCCGCATTCTGCAATGGAAGCCTATGGCGTCTTCGAGAATCAACTTTGCGGAGGTTTATTCGTTCTTCAACGACGAATCTCGTCTT ACGGATGTTTTACAAACTCTTGAGCCAAATTCAAAGGAGAGTAGCAGAAAATATTGGCTCTCTGTGAAGGATTACTTGCCAAGCATTCCAGACTGGGTTCATAAG CACCAACCCTCAATCAACGCGATGCCGTCGGTTACAAGACAATCGGACGAGCATGACGATCATGACGACATACCAAACCCAATACCAGAGCAGCGTCATGACACTTTTGAGCAGCGTCATGACGCTTTTGAGCAGCGTCATGACGCTTTTGAGCAGCGTCATGACGCTTTTGAGCAGCGTCATGACGCTTTTGAGCAGCGTTATGACACTTTTGAGGATGAGGTGGCTGTTGATGACCAGCAGCAAACAGACAACTCTGATGACGCACGGGATTCTgag TCGAGGACAAAGCAGTTTAATGATTACGTACGACGACGGCTGGATAAGATTGATCGTAACGTGTATGAAATAAAGtcagaattaaaagattttaaagaaaccGTTGTTGGCTTCATCGACACATTTTCTAAACGTCCAAATAAGGATTCTCCCACTGCACGCTCGTATGCG GCCCCGGATGACTATGGAGTGTATACTGACGTGGGCAATGAAAATTTGTCTACGCCCACGTCATTGGTTAGTTTCTACGGGGATGTTAGTGGGGAGAGCGTGCAGGTGTTCACAGAGGTGCCTCCGGGCGTTAGTAAGTTCGGCCGCGCGTACATACCGTCGTATGTTTATAACAGTCCTTACATGATTCCTCCGGTCAGGCGAGGACAGAACGTCCGGAGGTTACCTCGACCCCAAATCATGGAGCATGCGATTGACATGAGTACGAGTGTGGATGTAAATCCGCTGAGAGGATTGGAGGACTCTAGTTGGTTTGCTGAGTTTGATCGATGGTTCACTGGTGATATCAGAGTCCGCCGGAACGTCCAGCACCCGCGgtcattctttcaaataattttggggACAGCTTCGATGGGATGGCTAGGCGATgag CATATTCACGAGTATCTCCGCTTGATTAGCGGGAAACAACGGCAGTATCCAAATGCCTTACTCCAACGTGTCACACATACGgacacatttttttgg GTGTTCTTGAATCAGTTATGGAATAACGGGAATTGTGCAGTCGATTCAATGGTATTCGACGACCGCTTGAATAGTTATCTGTGTGGGCGACAGCACACAATGTCAAAATCAATGACGGATGTCGATatg TTACTCATCCCTGTTAACTTGGACGGCGCGCATTGGGTACTAGCACGAGTTGACTTTCGGAAAAATAAAGTCTGGATTTATGACTCATTACTCACATTTCGCGACGACAAAAGGTACAAGTTGAAATTCAagccacttgaagttatattccCTCGCTGGTTGGAATATGTTGGCTTCTACAATATACGACCTGAGTTGCGGAGTGAAGACCCGTGGAAAGTTATCGCAGTTAAGAGCGCGCCACAACAAGAGCCTGGAACTGGCGATTGCGGTGTTTTTGTATTGATGGTTAcgatgtatttaatgttcgGGCTTGCATGA
- the LOC102627065 gene encoding protein IMPAIRED IN BABA-INDUCED STERILITY 1-like encodes MGCVSSKQAVSVTPALDVSGGFRGGDVAEAGGAGDNSGRIRVGNGSGSRNSRGSSNRKKGSKGEFGVAVSCGGSELGESGRASSNSESLSFRLGNLHKYIEGEQVAAGWPAWLSAVAGEAIQGWVPLRADAFEKLEKIGQGTYSSVFRARDLDTGKIVALKKVRFDNFEPESVRFMAREILILRRLDHPNIIKLEGLITSRLSCSIYLVFEYMEHDITGLLSCPDIKFSEAQIKCYMNQLLHGLEHCHSRGVLHRDIKGSNLLVNNEGVLKLADFGLANFSNTGHRQPLTSRVVTLWYRPPELLLGATDYGPSVDLWSVGCVFAELLIGKPILQGRTEVEQLHKIFKLCGSPPDDYWKKSKLPHATLFKPQQPYDSSLRETFKDLPTTAVNLIETLLSVEPYKRATASAALASEYFSTKPYACDLSSLPIYPPSKEIDAKHREDARRKKVGGRVRGAETRKTTRKSHGMSKLAPVEDVAVRTQFAKKINGHSLHILKDDELSGREVQKPLVDNREEASHVKNASHGDIPFSGPLQVSTSSGFAWAKRRKDDASIRSHTRSTSRGQVINALEPSAALHTRNNYDSRKHENGDIINGSRTDSRGHDSLEAVKIAMLNQWSQLERPDSFDASDGYHSQELSLALYQREEMATKRNNLGFQDQGEKVEFSGPLLSQSHRIDELLERHERQIRQAVRKSWFQRGKKFRK; translated from the exons ATGGGTTGTGTGAGTTCGAAGCAGGCGGTGTCGGTGACGCCGGCGCTGGACGTCTCCGGCGGGTTCCGCGGAGGGGACGTGGCGGAGGCGGGTGGCGCTGGAGACAATTCGGGTCGGATCCGGGTCGGAAATGGTAGCGGTAGTAGGAATAGTAGGGGGAGTAGTAATAGGAAGAAGGGTAGCAAGGGTGAGTTCGGGGTGGCGGTGAGTTGCGGTGGGAGCGAGTTGGGTGAGTCGGGTCGGGCGAGTTCGAATAGCGAGTCGTTGAGTTTTAGGCTGGGCAATTTGCACAAGTACATTGAAGGTGAGCAGGTTGCGGCTGGCTGGCCGGCTTGGCTCAGTGCCGTTGCCGGTGAAGCCATTCAGGGTTGGGTCCCGCTTCGAGCCGATGCTTTTGAGAAACTAGAAAAg ATTGGACAAGGTACATATAGTAGTGTGTTTCGAGCACGTGACCTTGATACTGGGAAAATTGTTGCTTTGAAGAAGGTGCGGTTTGACAATTTTGAGCCTGAGAGTGTTCGATTTATGGCCAGAGagattctgattttgagaagACTCGACCATCCGAACATCATAAAGTTGGAGGGTCTAATTACTTCTAGATTGTCATGTAGCATATATCTTGTATTTGAGTACATGGAACATGATATTACTGGACTTTTATCCTGCCCTGACATCAAGTTCAGCGAGGCACAG attAAATGCTACATGAACCAATTATTACATGGACTTGAGCATTGTCATTCACGGGGTGTTCTGCATCGGGACATTAAAGGATCAAATCTTCTGGTGAACAATGAAGGAGTCCTCAAGTTGGCCGACTTTGGATTGGCAAACTTCTCTAATACTGGACATCGACAACCCTTAACCAGTCGTGTTGTGACTTTATGGTATCGTCCACCCGAACTTTTGCTTGGCGCCACAGATTATGGACCGTCTGTGGATCTTTGGAGTGTTGGCTGTGTGTTTGCAGAACTTCTCATAGGGAAACCCATCCTTCAAGGGAGAACGGAg GTAGAACAACtacacaaaattttcaagcttTGTGGGTCCCCACCTGATGATTACtggaaaaaatcaaaacttcctCATGCTACTCTGTTCAAACCACAACAACCTTATGACAGTAGTCTTCGAGAAACATTCAAAGATTTGCCCACAACTGCCGTGAACCTGATAGAAACTTTACTTTCAGTAGAGCCATACAAGCGTGCAACTGCCTCTGCAGCCCTAGCATCTGAG TATTTCTCAACAAAGCCTTATGCTTGCGATCTGTCAAGTTTGCCAATATATCCACCAAGCAAAGAGATTGATGCAAAACATCGTGAAGATGCACGCAG GAAAAAGGTTGGTGGAAGAGTTCGTGGAGCTGAGACAAGAAAGACTACACGAAAATCCCATGGAATGAGTAAATTGGCACCGGTAGAG GATGTGGCAGTGCGGACTCAGtttgctaaaaaaattaacggaCATAGTTTGCATATTTTGAAAGATGATGAGTTGTCTGGTAGGGAAGTTCAAAAGCCATTAgttgataacagggaagaggCTTCCCATGTAAAAAACGCCTCGCATGGAGACATTCCCTTTTCTGGCCCATTACAAGTTTCTACATCAAGTGGCTTTGCATGGGCAAAAAGACGAAAAGATGATGCATCCATAAGATCTCATACTCGGTCTACATCAAGAGGTCAGGTTATAAATGCCTTAGAACCTTCTGCAGCATTGCATACAAGAAATAATTACGATTCAAGAAAACACGAAAATGGGGATATTATAAATGGAAGCCGCACAGATTCTCGAGGCCATGATTCATTGGAAGCTGTGAAGATTGCTATGCTTAATCAATGGAGCCAGCTTGAGCGTCCAGATTCGTTTGATGCTTCAGATGGATACCATTCGCAGGAACTATCATTGGCACTTTATCAAAGAGAGGAAATGGCAACCAAGAGAAATAATTTG GGTTTTCAAGATCAAGGAGAGAAGGTTGAATTTTCTGGACCTTTGTTATCTCAATCACATAGAATTGATGAACTCTTAGAAAGACACGAGCGCCAGATCCGTCAGGCAGTTAGGAAGTCTTGGTTCCAAAGAG GTAAGAAATTTAGGAAGTGA